Proteins found in one Serratia plymuthica genomic segment:
- the yafC gene encoding DNA-binding transcriptional regulator YafC, with protein MKANSDELITFVTVVESGSFSRAAERLEQANSVVSRTVKKLESKLGVTLLNRTTRQISLTQEGENYFRQVQKVLSDMAAAENALMESRRRPQGLLRIDAATPVVLHVLTPLVAEFRARYPEMSLSLVSSENFINLIERKVDIAIRVGELSDSSLKARKLMTSYRRVLASPAYLAQFGTPQTVEALERHCCIGFNDLPSLNRWPLACADGRQLEITPGLTTNSGETQRHLCLHGNGIACLSDFMIDADIERGNLVPILVKETLPVAMPINAVYYSDSAVSNRLRSFIDFVSERLAQ; from the coding sequence ATGAAGGCCAATTCAGATGAGCTGATCACTTTTGTCACGGTAGTGGAAAGCGGCAGTTTCAGCCGGGCGGCAGAGCGGCTGGAACAGGCCAATTCGGTGGTCAGCCGCACGGTCAAGAAGCTGGAATCCAAGCTGGGTGTGACGCTGCTAAATCGCACTACGCGGCAAATCAGCCTGACGCAGGAAGGGGAAAACTATTTCCGCCAGGTGCAAAAGGTACTGAGCGATATGGCGGCGGCAGAAAATGCGCTGATGGAAAGCCGCCGGCGCCCGCAGGGGCTGCTGCGCATCGACGCTGCTACGCCGGTGGTGCTGCACGTATTGACGCCGCTGGTGGCGGAGTTTAGAGCTCGTTACCCGGAGATGTCGCTGTCGCTGGTATCGTCAGAGAACTTTATCAACCTGATTGAACGTAAGGTGGATATCGCCATCCGCGTGGGCGAACTTAGCGATTCCAGCCTGAAGGCGCGCAAACTGATGACCAGCTATCGGCGCGTGCTGGCCTCCCCCGCCTATCTGGCGCAATTCGGCACGCCGCAGACGGTAGAGGCGCTGGAACGGCATTGCTGTATCGGTTTTAACGATCTGCCCAGCCTGAACCGCTGGCCGCTGGCCTGTGCCGACGGCCGTCAACTGGAAATCACGCCGGGGCTGACCACCAACAGCGGTGAAACCCAGCGTCATCTGTGCCTGCACGGTAACGGCATTGCCTGCCTGTCGGATTTTATGATCGATGCGGATATCGAACGCGGCAATCTGGTGCCGATTTTGGTGAAAGAGACCCTGCCGGTAGCGATGCCGATCAATGCGGTGTATTACAGCGACAGTGCGGTCAGCAACCGCCTGCGCAGCTTTATCGACTTTGTCAGCGAACGCCTGGCGCAATAA
- the dkgB gene encoding 2,5-didehydrogluconate reductase DkgB, translated as MGIPAFGLGTFRLQDQVVIDSVGTALELGYRVIDTAQIYENEAAVGQAIAASGIPRDELFITTKIWIANLAKGKLIPSLQESLSKLQTAYVDLTLIHWPSPNGEVPVAEFMAELLEAKKLGLTRQIGVSNFTLDLMQQAIDAVGAEQIATNQIELSPYLQNRQVVEFARQHGIAITSYMTLAYGKALQDETIKAIAARRNATPAQVILAWALQLGYAVIPSSTRRENLASNLLAQQLTLTAEEMAEIATLESNGRLVSPEGLAPNWD; from the coding sequence ATGGGCATCCCTGCATTTGGTTTAGGCACTTTCCGTCTTCAGGATCAGGTCGTGATCGACTCGGTCGGCACTGCGCTGGAATTGGGGTATCGCGTGATTGATACTGCGCAGATCTACGAAAACGAAGCGGCGGTGGGCCAGGCAATAGCCGCCAGCGGCATACCGCGCGACGAGTTGTTCATCACCACCAAGATTTGGATCGCCAATCTGGCGAAAGGCAAGTTGATCCCGAGCCTGCAAGAGAGCCTGAGCAAACTGCAAACGGCCTACGTTGATTTGACGCTGATCCACTGGCCATCACCCAATGGCGAAGTCCCCGTTGCCGAGTTTATGGCTGAGCTGCTGGAAGCCAAAAAATTGGGTCTGACGCGCCAAATCGGGGTGTCCAACTTCACCCTGGACCTGATGCAGCAGGCGATCGACGCCGTGGGCGCAGAACAGATCGCGACTAACCAAATTGAGCTGTCCCCGTATCTGCAGAACCGCCAGGTGGTTGAGTTTGCTCGGCAGCACGGCATTGCCATCACCTCCTACATGACGCTGGCCTATGGCAAAGCGCTGCAGGATGAAACCATCAAGGCCATCGCGGCACGGCGCAACGCGACCCCTGCTCAGGTTATCCTGGCCTGGGCGCTGCAACTGGGTTACGCGGTGATCCCGTCTTCCACCCGGCGTGAAAACCTGGCGAGCAACCTGTTGGCGCAACAGCTGACGCTGACGGCAGAAGAGATGGCGGAGATTGCCACGCTGGAAAGCAATGGCCGTTTGGTTAGCCCGGAAGGCCTGGCGCCGAACTGGGATTAA
- a CDS encoding endonuclease/exonuclease/phosphatase family protein — protein MPKRTYAMRYVAGQPVERIFPGAINQPLPPGAALPTAGALRVMVWNIFKQQRADWLSVLKNYGKDAQLVLLQEAQTTPELVSFATANYLAADQVPAFALPQHPSGVMTLAAAHPVYCCPLREREPLLRLAKSALITVYPLFNGQLLMVVNIHAVNFSLGVDVYSKQLGPIGEQIANHHGPVIMAGDFNAWSRKRINALYQFASDIALREVSFTDDHRRKAFGRPLDFVFYRNMGVAEASVLVTSASDHNPLLVEFHPEADKPHW, from the coding sequence GTGCCGAAACGAACTTATGCAATGCGGTATGTTGCAGGCCAGCCAGTTGAGCGAATTTTCCCTGGCGCCATTAATCAGCCGCTGCCGCCCGGGGCCGCATTGCCCACGGCGGGCGCGTTGCGGGTGATGGTGTGGAATATCTTTAAACAGCAAAGGGCAGACTGGCTCTCGGTGCTGAAAAACTATGGCAAGGATGCACAACTGGTGCTGCTGCAAGAAGCGCAAACCACGCCTGAACTGGTGAGCTTTGCCACTGCCAACTATCTGGCGGCCGATCAGGTACCGGCATTTGCGCTGCCTCAACATCCGTCTGGCGTGATGACGTTGGCGGCGGCGCACCCGGTTTACTGCTGCCCGTTGCGTGAGCGTGAACCGCTGCTGCGGTTAGCCAAGTCGGCGTTGATCACCGTCTACCCGCTGTTTAACGGCCAACTGCTGATGGTAGTAAACATCCATGCGGTGAATTTTAGCCTGGGCGTGGACGTATACAGTAAGCAACTGGGGCCGATCGGTGAGCAAATTGCCAATCACCATGGGCCGGTGATCATGGCCGGGGATTTTAATGCCTGGAGCCGCAAACGAATCAATGCGCTGTATCAGTTCGCCAGCGATATAGCGCTGCGTGAGGTGAGTTTCACCGACGATCATCGCCGTAAAGCCTTTGGCCGCCCATTGGACTTCGTGTTCTATCGCAATATGGGCGTCGCCGAGGCCTCCGTACTGGTGACCAGCGCTTCGGATCATAATCCTCTGCTGGTGGAGTTTCATCCCGAGGCAGACAAGCCGCATTGGTAA
- the rnhA gene encoding ribonuclease HI, with product MLKQVEIFTDGSCLGNPGPGGYGAILRYKQVEKTFSAGYRLTTNNRMELMAAIVALEALTAPCEVTLSTDSQYVRQGITSWIHNWKKRGWKTADKKPVKNVDLWQRLDLAIQTHTIKWEWVKGHAGHPENERCDVLARDAAGNPTQDDIGYKPEN from the coding sequence ATGCTCAAACAGGTAGAAATTTTCACCGACGGCTCTTGCCTTGGCAACCCGGGCCCCGGTGGCTACGGCGCAATACTGCGCTATAAACAGGTTGAGAAAACCTTCAGTGCGGGCTACCGCCTGACCACCAACAATCGCATGGAGCTGATGGCGGCGATTGTCGCGCTCGAAGCGCTGACCGCTCCTTGTGAAGTGACGTTGAGCACCGACAGCCAGTATGTGCGCCAGGGCATTACCAGTTGGATCCATAACTGGAAAAAGCGTGGCTGGAAAACAGCCGATAAAAAACCGGTCAAAAATGTCGATCTTTGGCAGCGGTTGGACCTGGCTATTCAGACCCACACCATCAAGTGGGAATGGGTCAAAGGCCACGCCGGTCACCCGGAGAACGAACGCTGCGACGTGCTGGCGCGCGATGCGGCGGGCAACCCCACGCAGGACGACATCGGTTACAAACCGGAAAATTAA
- a CDS encoding beta-ketoacyl-ACP synthase, with product MTQRVVVTGMAGVTAFGNNWADVSGRLKQGKNAVRYMAQWEEYQGLNTFLGAPIDDFVLPDHYTRKRIRSMGRVSLLATRATELALEQAGLLDEAVLTNGETGIAYGSSTGSTKPVSEFATMLTEKHTNNITGTTYVQMMPHTAAVNTGLFFGLRGRVIPTSSACTSGSQAIGYAYESIRHGYQTVMVAGGAEELCPSEAAVFDTLFATSQKNDRPDLSPRPFDRQRDGLVIGEGAGTLILESLEHAQARGATIYGEIISFATNCDAAHITQPQQETMQICMQQALKASGLATGDIGYISAHGTATERGDIAESQATAAIFGNRTPISSLKSYFGHTLGACGALEAWMTLEMMREGRFAPTINLSAPDSACGDLDYIMGEYRQIDTEFVQSNNFAFGGINTSLILRRWA from the coding sequence ATGACGCAGCGAGTGGTTGTGACCGGCATGGCGGGTGTTACCGCCTTCGGCAATAACTGGGCGGACGTATCCGGTCGGCTGAAGCAGGGGAAGAATGCGGTGCGCTATATGGCGCAATGGGAAGAATATCAGGGGTTGAACACCTTCCTTGGCGCGCCGATCGATGATTTCGTGCTGCCGGATCATTATACGCGCAAGCGCATACGTTCGATGGGGCGCGTTTCGCTGCTGGCTACCCGTGCGACCGAACTGGCGCTTGAGCAGGCCGGGCTGCTGGATGAGGCGGTGTTGACCAACGGCGAGACCGGTATCGCCTACGGCTCATCGACCGGCAGCACCAAACCGGTCAGCGAGTTCGCCACCATGCTGACGGAAAAACACACCAACAATATCACCGGCACCACCTATGTGCAGATGATGCCGCACACCGCAGCGGTGAATACCGGCCTGTTTTTCGGCCTGCGGGGGCGGGTGATCCCCACCTCCAGCGCCTGTACCTCAGGCAGCCAGGCGATTGGCTACGCTTACGAGAGCATCCGTCACGGTTATCAGACGGTGATGGTGGCGGGCGGAGCCGAGGAGCTGTGTCCTTCGGAGGCGGCGGTGTTCGATACGCTGTTTGCGACCAGCCAGAAAAACGATCGCCCGGATCTGTCGCCACGCCCGTTTGATCGTCAGCGCGACGGCTTGGTGATTGGCGAAGGGGCGGGAACCTTGATCCTTGAGTCGCTGGAGCATGCGCAGGCGCGCGGTGCCACTATTTACGGCGAGATTATCAGTTTTGCGACCAACTGCGATGCGGCGCATATTACTCAGCCGCAGCAGGAAACCATGCAGATTTGCATGCAGCAGGCGCTGAAGGCTTCCGGGTTGGCGACCGGCGATATCGGCTACATCAGCGCTCACGGTACGGCGACCGAGCGTGGCGACATTGCGGAAAGCCAGGCAACGGCGGCGATTTTCGGCAACCGCACGCCGATTTCCTCGCTGAAAAGCTATTTTGGCCATACGTTGGGTGCCTGCGGCGCGCTTGAAGCCTGGATGACGCTGGAGATGATGCGGGAAGGCCGCTTTGCGCCGACCATCAACCTCAGCGCACCGGACAGCGCCTGCGGCGATCTGGATTACATCATGGGCGAATATCGGCAAATCGACACCGAATTTGTACAATCGAACAACTTCGCGTTCGGTGGCATCAATACCTCGCTGATCCTGCGCCGCTGGGCGTAA
- a CDS encoding class I SAM-dependent methyltransferase, whose protein sequence is MKPAHTLEKLASPQSWAEMPWGEYYREALERQLQPWWPKLFGFHLLKLGNLSASLATDKCAISHQVNVSLKGENLQVLADAYQLPFAAKSVDACLLAHTLSYADDPHRMLREVDRVLIDDGWLVISSFNPFSLLGLGKLVPGLRHRQPYVSRMFTQMRLLDWLSLLNYEVLHQARFHVLPWQRKGGTFLSTHLPALGCMSVIVARKRTLPLTPTPMKVGARKPALSRAVGATKSYRKLP, encoded by the coding sequence ATGAAACCAGCCCATACTCTAGAAAAGCTCGCCAGCCCACAGTCTTGGGCGGAGATGCCGTGGGGGGAATACTATCGTGAGGCGCTCGAGCGGCAGTTGCAACCCTGGTGGCCGAAGCTGTTCGGTTTTCACCTGCTGAAACTCGGTAACCTCAGCGCCAGCCTGGCGACCGACAAGTGCGCCATTTCGCATCAGGTGAATGTGAGCCTGAAAGGGGAAAACCTGCAGGTGCTCGCAGATGCCTATCAACTGCCGTTCGCCGCAAAATCGGTGGATGCCTGCCTGCTGGCGCACACGCTGTCTTACGCCGACGATCCGCACCGTATGCTGCGCGAAGTCGATCGCGTGTTGATTGATGACGGTTGGCTGGTGATCAGCAGCTTCAACCCGTTCAGCCTGTTGGGATTGGGCAAGCTGGTGCCCGGATTACGCCATCGTCAGCCTTATGTCAGCCGCATGTTTACCCAAATGCGCCTGTTGGACTGGCTCAGTCTGTTGAATTATGAAGTGTTGCACCAGGCGCGTTTTCACGTACTGCCGTGGCAGCGCAAAGGCGGGACGTTTTTAAGTACGCATTTGCCGGCGCTGGGGTGCATGAGCGTGATTGTCGCGCGTAAACGCACTTTGCCGCTGACGCCAACGCCGATGAAGGTGGGGGCCAGAAAACCGGCTCTCAGCCGCGCCGTCGGCGCGACCAAGAGTTACCGCAAACTGCCTTAA
- the gloB gene encoding hydroxyacylglutathione hydrolase, which yields MNLISIPAFQDNYIWLLDNQQGHCVLVDPGEAQPALDALERLNLTPDAILLTHHHHDHVGGVTQIAARYPGLKVYGPQETADKGTNHIVHDGETIEINGRQYAVIAVPGHTLGHVAFYSAPYLFCGDTIFSAGCGRLFEGTAEQMYNAFQQLAQLPDNTLICCAHEYTLSNLKFARAILPEDREIETYQQQVEALRAKGQPSVPTSLQTERKINLFLRCHDTDLQKKLGFYTAPDPLHSVFSELRLRKDNF from the coding sequence ATGAATCTTATCAGCATTCCCGCCTTCCAGGACAATTACATTTGGTTATTGGATAACCAACAGGGGCATTGCGTCCTGGTCGATCCCGGCGAAGCGCAACCGGCGCTTGACGCATTGGAGCGCCTGAATCTGACGCCTGATGCCATTCTGCTGACCCACCATCATCACGATCACGTTGGCGGCGTAACGCAAATTGCGGCGCGCTATCCGGGCTTGAAAGTCTATGGCCCGCAGGAAACGGCCGACAAAGGAACAAATCACATCGTTCATGACGGTGAAACGATCGAAATCAACGGCCGCCAATATGCCGTTATCGCGGTTCCCGGACATACGCTGGGTCATGTGGCATTCTATAGCGCACCTTATCTGTTCTGCGGAGACACGATTTTCTCTGCCGGCTGCGGCAGGCTGTTTGAAGGAACGGCCGAGCAAATGTACAACGCATTTCAACAACTCGCGCAACTTCCCGATAACACCTTAATTTGCTGCGCGCATGAATATACTCTTTCAAATCTTAAGTTTGCGCGGGCTATTTTGCCGGAAGATCGAGAGATTGAAACATATCAACAACAAGTCGAAGCGTTAAGGGCAAAAGGCCAACCCAGCGTCCCTACAAGTCTACAAACAGAGCGTAAAATTAACCTATTTTTACGATGCCATGACACTGATTTACAAAAGAAATTAGGCTTTTATACCGCACCAGACCCTCTTCATTCGGTTTTTTCCGAATTACGCCTGCGGAAAGATAACTTCTGA
- a CDS encoding NCS1 family nucleobase:cation symporter-1: protein MPNPNENYSPKLCNDDLAPTRDQNWSWYNIFSFWMSDVHSMGGYVVAASFFALGLSSWQVLICLLVGICIVQFCANLVAKPSQLGGVPYAVLSRQAFGVFGANIPAVIRGMIAFAWYGIQTYLASNALMLTLLKFFPSLEPMTQPHFLGLSQLGWCCYITMWVLQAMVFWHGMAAIKRFIDIAGPAVYVVMFALAGWIVYRVGFSNLSLTLASKNLSAGEQGWLMLTATALVVSYFSGPLLNFGDFTRYGKSFAEVQRGNRWGLPFNYLLFSLVTVVIVSGTLPLFGQLITDPIETVTRLDSDIAVALGLLTMIVATIGINIVANFVSPAFDFSNCSPQKISFRTGGMIAAVGSFLLTPWNLFQSPELIHYTLDVLAAFIGPLFGILLVDFYIIKRGELHVDDLYNATPGGRYWYKNGFNPNAIWALVPSVIIGLAISFTPSLHEVANFSWFIGAALGGGCYRIIARREWAANQSVTFAKRQLSKD from the coding sequence ATGCCAAACCCTAATGAAAATTACAGCCCAAAGCTGTGTAACGACGATCTGGCGCCAACGCGCGACCAGAACTGGAGCTGGTACAACATCTTTTCCTTCTGGATGTCGGATGTACACAGCATGGGCGGCTATGTGGTAGCCGCCAGCTTCTTCGCCCTCGGTCTGTCGAGCTGGCAGGTACTGATTTGCCTGCTGGTGGGGATCTGTATCGTGCAGTTTTGCGCCAACCTGGTCGCCAAACCCAGCCAGCTTGGCGGCGTGCCTTACGCCGTGCTGAGCCGCCAGGCGTTTGGCGTGTTCGGCGCCAATATTCCGGCGGTGATCCGCGGGATGATCGCCTTCGCCTGGTACGGTATACAAACCTATCTGGCTTCCAATGCGCTGATGCTGACGTTACTGAAATTCTTCCCGTCGCTGGAGCCGATGACTCAACCGCATTTCCTCGGCCTGTCACAGCTTGGCTGGTGTTGTTACATCACCATGTGGGTGTTGCAGGCGATGGTGTTCTGGCACGGCATGGCGGCGATTAAACGCTTTATCGATATCGCCGGGCCGGCGGTGTATGTGGTGATGTTCGCGTTGGCCGGCTGGATTGTATACCGCGTCGGTTTCTCCAACCTTTCCCTCACGCTGGCGAGCAAAAACCTGAGCGCCGGTGAGCAGGGCTGGCTGATGCTGACCGCCACTGCGCTGGTGGTGTCTTACTTCTCCGGCCCGCTGCTGAATTTCGGCGACTTTACCCGCTACGGCAAAAGCTTTGCCGAGGTACAACGCGGCAACCGCTGGGGCCTGCCGTTCAACTACCTGCTGTTCTCGCTGGTCACCGTGGTGATCGTTTCCGGCACCCTGCCGCTGTTCGGTCAGTTGATCACCGATCCGATCGAAACCGTCACCCGTCTCGACAGCGATATCGCCGTGGCCCTTGGCCTGCTGACCATGATTGTCGCTACCATAGGCATCAATATCGTCGCCAACTTTGTGTCGCCGGCGTTTGATTTCTCCAACTGTTCGCCGCAGAAAATCAGCTTCCGCACCGGCGGGATGATCGCCGCCGTCGGTTCTTTCCTGCTGACACCGTGGAACCTGTTCCAGTCACCCGAACTGATCCACTACACGCTGGACGTGCTGGCGGCCTTTATCGGCCCGCTGTTCGGCATTTTGCTGGTGGATTTTTACATCATCAAACGCGGCGAACTGCACGTCGACGACTTGTACAACGCAACGCCGGGGGGACGTTACTGGTATAAGAACGGTTTCAACCCGAACGCTATCTGGGCGCTGGTGCCGTCGGTGATTATCGGGCTGGCGATAAGCTTCACGCCCAGCCTGCATGAGGTGGCGAACTTTAGCTGGTTTATCGGTGCCGCACTGGGTGGGGGATGCTATCGGATCATTGCCCGCCGCGAATGGGCAGCCAATCAGTCAGTGACCTTTGCCAAAAGGCAGTTGAGCAAAGATTAA
- the mltD gene encoding murein transglycosylase D, with product MKAKAIFLASVLLVGCQSSRQDAPAPEQHAQSLSSAGQEGEAGEYTANGRASSARWLDNNSGAAQQNLWNFISDELKMEVPENSRIRDQKRKYLKSKSYLHDVTLRAEPYMYWIVGQIKKRNMPMELVLLPIVESAFDPHATSSANAAGLWQIVPQTGRNYGLKNNQWYDGRRDVVASTTAALDMMQYLNRMFNGDWLLTIAAYNSGEGRVMQAVKANKRQGKPTNFWALSLPRETSIYVPKMLALSDIIKNSKQYGINLPKTDNTRALARIDVGQQIQLTQAAEMAGLSISKMKAYNPGYKKGVTAPNGPHYIMVPKGNADQLKDSLADGQIAATQPTAQLAKNSSLSGGSSYKVRSGDTVSSIAKRLNIKTSDLQSWNNLRAKSALKVGQTLQVASNTDSNGSITYQVRKGDSLASIARRHRVDITDVMRWNSTLGKGSSLQPGLKLTLFVSNKMSPDT from the coding sequence ATGAAGGCTAAAGCGATATTTCTCGCCTCAGTCTTGCTAGTGGGGTGCCAGTCGTCCAGGCAGGATGCACCGGCCCCAGAACAGCATGCACAGAGTTTGTCTTCGGCAGGTCAAGAAGGTGAAGCAGGAGAGTACACAGCGAATGGTCGAGCGAGCTCGGCGCGGTGGCTAGATAACAATAGTGGTGCCGCGCAACAGAACCTGTGGAACTTCATTAGCGACGAGCTGAAGATGGAGGTTCCGGAAAATTCCCGGATCCGTGATCAAAAAAGAAAGTACCTAAAAAGTAAGAGCTATCTCCACGATGTAACATTACGGGCAGAGCCGTACATGTACTGGATAGTCGGGCAGATTAAGAAACGTAATATGCCGATGGAACTGGTACTGCTACCCATAGTGGAGAGCGCTTTTGACCCACACGCCACGTCAAGTGCCAATGCCGCAGGGCTATGGCAAATCGTGCCGCAAACGGGTCGTAATTATGGTTTGAAAAACAACCAGTGGTATGACGGGCGACGCGATGTCGTGGCCTCGACGACTGCTGCGCTTGATATGATGCAGTATTTGAACCGCATGTTTAACGGTGACTGGTTATTGACCATTGCCGCTTATAACAGTGGTGAAGGCCGTGTCATGCAAGCGGTTAAGGCAAATAAACGCCAGGGTAAGCCAACCAATTTCTGGGCATTGTCGCTTCCGCGTGAAACGTCAATTTATGTCCCGAAAATGCTGGCGCTGAGCGATATCATCAAAAACAGCAAGCAGTACGGTATCAATCTGCCAAAGACTGATAACACCCGTGCACTGGCGCGTATCGATGTCGGACAGCAAATACAGTTAACTCAGGCGGCTGAGATGGCTGGGCTTTCGATTAGCAAGATGAAAGCTTATAACCCGGGCTACAAAAAAGGCGTTACGGCACCCAATGGGCCCCATTACATTATGGTTCCTAAAGGCAATGCCGATCAGCTGAAAGACTCGCTGGCCGATGGCCAAATCGCGGCGACTCAGCCAACTGCACAGTTGGCGAAGAACAGCAGCTTGTCTGGTGGCAGTTCGTATAAAGTGCGCTCCGGCGACACGGTATCGAGCATTGCCAAGCGGTTGAATATCAAAACCAGCGACTTGCAGAGTTGGAACAACTTACGTGCCAAGAGCGCTTTAAAAGTTGGGCAAACCCTGCAAGTGGCCAGCAACACTGACAGTAACGGCAGTATCACCTATCAGGTTCGTAAAGGTGATTCGCTTGCCAGTATTGCACGTCGTCATCGCGTCGATATTACCGACGTGATGCGTTGGAATTCAACGCTCGGCAAAGGCAGCAGCCTGCAACCCGGCCTGAAACTGACCTTGTTTGTAAGCAACAAAATGTCACCGGATACCTAA
- a CDS encoding MFS transporter gives MPLALLALTISAFAIGTTEFVIVGLIPTIAEQLGVTVPSAGLLVTIYAIGVAIGAPVLTALTGRVPRKLLLIGLMVLFTLGNLLAWQAPGYESLVVARLLTGLAHGVFFSIGSTIATGLVAKEKAASAIAIMFGGLTVALVTGVPLGTFIGQHFGWRETFLAVSLIGVIATVASIILVPNNIKNQASASIGEQFKVLTHPRLLLIYAITALGYGGVFTTFTFLAPMMQELAGFSAPAVSWILLAYGIAVAIGNIWGGKLADRHGAVRALSFIFAALAALLLVFQFTAGHSIAALITVIVMGVFAFGNVPGLQVYVVQKAEQYTPNAVDVASGLNIAAFNVGIALGSVIGGQTVATLGLTQTPWIGALIVLAALLLVGLSGRLDKKYRQQPA, from the coding sequence ATGCCTCTCGCATTACTTGCATTGACCATCAGTGCCTTTGCTATCGGCACCACGGAGTTTGTGATAGTCGGCTTGATCCCAACTATCGCAGAGCAACTTGGCGTGACCGTGCCCTCAGCAGGGCTGCTGGTAACCATTTATGCTATCGGCGTGGCGATTGGCGCCCCGGTACTGACGGCCTTGACCGGCCGCGTGCCGCGCAAGCTGCTGCTGATTGGCCTCATGGTGCTGTTCACCCTCGGCAACCTGCTGGCCTGGCAGGCACCAGGCTATGAGTCGCTGGTGGTTGCCCGCCTGTTGACCGGCCTGGCGCACGGTGTCTTCTTCTCAATCGGCTCGACTATCGCGACCGGCCTGGTGGCGAAAGAGAAGGCTGCCTCGGCGATCGCCATCATGTTCGGCGGCCTGACCGTAGCGCTGGTGACCGGGGTGCCGTTGGGGACCTTTATCGGTCAGCACTTCGGTTGGCGCGAAACCTTCCTGGCGGTGTCACTGATTGGCGTTATTGCCACTGTGGCCAGCATCATTCTGGTACCGAACAATATCAAGAATCAGGCCAGCGCCAGTATTGGCGAGCAGTTTAAAGTGCTGACCCATCCGCGCTTGTTGCTTATTTACGCCATCACAGCCCTCGGCTACGGCGGCGTATTCACCACTTTTACCTTCCTGGCGCCAATGATGCAGGAACTGGCGGGCTTCTCCGCCCCGGCGGTGAGCTGGATCCTGCTTGCCTATGGCATCGCGGTGGCGATCGGTAACATCTGGGGAGGCAAACTGGCGGATCGTCATGGCGCGGTGCGGGCGTTGAGCTTTATCTTTGCCGCATTGGCCGCCCTGCTGCTGGTATTCCAGTTCACTGCCGGCCACAGCATTGCCGCGCTGATAACGGTGATCGTCATGGGGGTGTTTGCCTTTGGTAACGTTCCTGGCTTGCAGGTGTACGTGGTGCAAAAGGCCGAGCAGTATACGCCGAACGCGGTGGACGTAGCGTCCGGCCTAAATATTGCGGCATTTAACGTGGGCATTGCGTTGGGGTCGGTGATTGGCGGCCAGACCGTAGCGACGCTGGGGTTGACGCAAACCCCGTGGATTGGCGCGTTGATCGTGCTGGCGGCCCTGTTGCTGGTTGGCCTTAGCGGGCGTCTGGATAAGAAGTACCGGCAGCAGCCGGCCTGA
- the dnaQ gene encoding DNA polymerase III subunit epsilon — protein sequence MISTTTRQIVLDTETTGMNKLGVHYEGHRIIEIGAVEVINRRLTGRHYHVYVKPDRLVDPEAYGVHGISDEFLADKPTFDQIADEFIDFIRGGELVIHNASFDVGFMDHEFRMLQKGLPKTDTFCTITDSLLMARRLFPGKRNNLDALCGRYEIDNSKRTLHGALLDAEILAEVYLAMTGGQTSMAFQMEGDTQHNDSTQDIQRIVRPATAMKVVYASDAEVVAHEARLDLVAKKGGSCLWRAEAE from the coding sequence ATGATCTCTACAACCACCAGACAGATTGTCCTCGATACCGAAACCACCGGTATGAACAAACTCGGGGTACATTACGAAGGCCACCGCATCATTGAAATTGGCGCAGTGGAAGTGATTAACCGCCGCCTGACCGGCCGCCACTACCACGTTTACGTCAAGCCGGACCGGCTGGTAGATCCGGAGGCCTACGGCGTTCACGGGATCAGCGACGAGTTCCTGGCGGATAAACCCACGTTCGACCAAATTGCCGATGAGTTCATCGATTTCATCCGCGGCGGTGAATTAGTCATTCATAATGCGTCGTTCGACGTCGGCTTTATGGATCACGAATTCCGCATGTTGCAGAAGGGTCTGCCGAAGACCGACACCTTCTGCACCATCACCGACAGCCTGTTAATGGCGCGCCGCCTGTTCCCGGGCAAGCGCAACAATCTTGACGCCCTGTGCGGCCGTTATGAGATAGACAACAGCAAGCGTACGTTGCACGGCGCATTGCTCGATGCCGAGATCCTGGCGGAAGTTTATCTGGCGATGACCGGCGGCCAGACGTCGATGGCGTTTCAGATGGAAGGCGACACGCAGCATAACGACTCGACGCAGGATATACAGCGCATTGTCCGTCCGGCGACGGCGATGAAAGTGGTGTATGCCAGCGATGCAGAAGTGGTGGCCCATGAGGCGCGACTGGATTTGGTGGCGAAAAAGGGCGGCAGTTGCCTGTGGCGTGCGGAAGCGGAATAA